A portion of the Pseudomonas koreensis genome contains these proteins:
- a CDS encoding DUF4142 domain-containing protein → MSRMATRLRNVSFATLLGLCASTAFAQSPAEFINDASAKGMADIEASRLAHGKTESKEVKDYTIVVINDRTTANQHLAKIAKKLDLPVAPREELADKAKELMPEVKDGATFDQAYAASQVKATEEAITQIEQQAQTTDVPEIKAFADETLPKLQSHLEKARALQASR, encoded by the coding sequence ATGAGCCGGATGGCCACCCGTTTACGTAACGTCAGTTTTGCAACCCTGCTGGGCCTGTGCGCCAGCACTGCGTTCGCCCAGTCGCCTGCCGAATTCATCAACGATGCCTCCGCCAAAGGCATGGCCGACATCGAAGCCAGCCGTCTGGCCCACGGCAAGACCGAATCCAAAGAGGTCAAGGATTACACCATCGTCGTCATCAACGACCGCACCACGGCCAACCAGCATCTGGCGAAAATCGCCAAGAAACTCGACCTGCCTGTCGCACCCCGCGAAGAACTCGCCGACAAGGCCAAAGAGTTGATGCCGGAAGTGAAGGACGGTGCGACCTTTGATCAGGCCTACGCCGCGAGTCAGGTGAAAGCCACGGAAGAGGCGATTACCCAGATCGAACAACAGGCACAGACCACCGACGTCCCGGAAATCAAAGCCTTTGCCGATGAGACTTTGCCGAAACTGCAAAGCCATCTGGAGAAGGCCCGCGCGTTGCAGGCCAGTCGCTAA
- a CDS encoding low affinity iron permease family protein translates to MKFAKIAQKLALWAGSPKTFMGALILIGLWGLSGPIFGYNDTWQLIINTSTTIITFLMVFLIQNTQNRDTDILHLKLDELLRVNKEAQNAMLGLEALDLKQLEALRRHYRALGENQVFDLEGLGDKSKPKQDLNEC, encoded by the coding sequence ATGAAATTCGCCAAGATTGCCCAGAAACTTGCCCTGTGGGCCGGTAGCCCGAAGACGTTCATGGGGGCGTTGATTCTGATCGGGTTGTGGGGTTTGAGCGGGCCGATTTTTGGCTACAACGACACCTGGCAACTGATCATCAATACCTCGACGACGATCATCACGTTCCTGATGGTGTTCCTGATTCAGAACACGCAAAACCGCGATACCGACATTCTGCATTTGAAACTTGATGAACTGTTGCGCGTGAACAAGGAAGCGCAAAACGCGATGCTCGGGCTGGAGGCGCTGGATTTGAAGCAGCTTGAAGCGCTGCGCCGGCATTACCGTGCACTCGGCGAAAATCAGGTGTTTGATCTTGAGGGTTTGGGTGACAAGAGCAAGCCGAAGCAGGATTTGAACGAGTGCTGA
- a CDS encoding type I restriction endonuclease — MEFFEKLASLAAKVRLQSAAIQTEEATKNAFVMPFISTVLGYDVFDPTEVTPEFVCDIGTKKGEKIDYAIMKEGEVQILIECKKIGESLHINHASQLFRYFHVTSARISILTNGQVYKFFTDLDAPNKMDEKPFLELDLLDIDEYSVPELVKLTKSAFDVDSIINAAGELKYVSQIKKVLAAQVSKPDDDFVKVFASRVYDGVITQKVRDQFHELTRKAVGQFLNDQINDRLKSAMSGAIQPALASLPSVPAGTDPVDPRDESDDKVLTTLEELEGYHIVRALVRSVVDAKRIVQRDTQSYFGILLDDNNRKPICRLHFNRSQKYLGIFDEEKNETRHAINSVDDIYEFSDHLKKTVGYYD, encoded by the coding sequence ATGGAATTCTTCGAAAAGTTAGCCAGCCTAGCCGCAAAAGTCCGCTTGCAGAGCGCTGCGATCCAGACTGAGGAAGCAACGAAAAATGCATTCGTCATGCCTTTTATCAGTACGGTTCTGGGTTACGACGTTTTTGACCCGACCGAGGTGACCCCCGAGTTCGTCTGCGATATCGGCACCAAGAAAGGCGAGAAGATCGACTACGCGATCATGAAAGAGGGGGAGGTGCAGATTTTGATTGAATGCAAAAAAATCGGTGAATCGTTGCACATCAACCATGCCTCGCAGTTGTTTCGCTACTTCCATGTCACCAGCGCTCGGATCTCCATTCTCACCAACGGCCAGGTCTATAAATTTTTTACCGATCTGGATGCGCCGAACAAAATGGACGAGAAGCCCTTCCTTGAATTGGATCTGCTGGACATCGATGAATATTCGGTCCCTGAGCTGGTTAAGTTGACCAAGTCGGCTTTTGACGTTGACTCCATCATCAATGCAGCGGGGGAGTTGAAATATGTCAGCCAAATCAAGAAGGTCCTCGCCGCGCAGGTCAGCAAGCCGGACGATGATTTTGTAAAGGTTTTCGCTTCTCGGGTTTATGACGGCGTGATCACACAGAAAGTGCGCGACCAGTTTCACGAGCTAACCAGAAAAGCTGTCGGGCAATTCTTGAATGACCAGATCAATGATCGGCTCAAATCGGCCATGAGCGGCGCTATCCAGCCAGCGCTGGCCTCCCTGCCGTCAGTTCCTGCCGGAACTGATCCGGTAGATCCGCGTGACGAATCAGATGACAAGGTTTTAACAACGCTGGAAGAGCTGGAGGGCTATCACATCGTTCGGGCGTTGGTTCGCTCTGTCGTTGATGCCAAGCGCATTGTTCAGCGCGATACGCAGAGCTATTTCGGTATCTTGCTGGACGACAACAATCGCAAACCGATCTGCCGTTTGCATTTCAATCGATCACAAAAGTATCTCGGCATCTTCGATGAAGAAAAAAACGAGACCCGTCATGCGATCAATTCGGTGGATGACATCTATGAGTTCTCGGATCATCTGAAAAAAACCGTCGGCTATTACGATTGA
- the tam gene encoding trans-aconitate 2-methyltransferase, translating into MSWSAKQYVAFEDERTRPARDLLAAIPTAQARAVVDIGCGPGNSTELLVQRFPEATVSGLDSSPDMIAAARKRLPDLQFQVAEIDKWADQGPFDVIFANAVLQWVPDHASLLPALASKLSDGGSLAIQMPDNLNEPSHRLMREVAANGPWASKLADAAGQRTDMASASEYFSMLRPHCTRVDVWRTTYHHPLADGAAGVVEWFKGSGLIPFLSPLTEDERAQYLQQYLAEIAKAYPALADGSVLLPFPRLFIVATR; encoded by the coding sequence ATGAGTTGGTCAGCCAAACAATACGTCGCTTTCGAAGATGAACGCACCCGCCCGGCCCGGGATCTGTTGGCGGCGATACCCACGGCGCAGGCGAGGGCGGTGGTGGACATTGGTTGCGGGCCGGGCAATTCCACCGAGTTGCTGGTGCAGCGGTTTCCTGAGGCAACGGTCAGTGGCCTCGACAGTTCGCCGGACATGATCGCCGCCGCGCGCAAGCGCTTGCCAGATTTGCAGTTTCAGGTGGCCGAGATCGACAAATGGGCTGACCAAGGTCCGTTCGATGTGATCTTCGCCAACGCTGTGCTGCAGTGGGTGCCTGATCACGCTTCGTTGCTGCCAGCCCTGGCGAGCAAGCTTTCCGACGGCGGCAGCCTGGCGATCCAGATGCCGGACAACCTCAATGAACCGTCCCACCGCTTGATGCGTGAAGTCGCCGCGAATGGCCCTTGGGCGAGCAAGCTGGCAGACGCTGCGGGGCAACGTACCGACATGGCCAGTGCCAGCGAGTATTTCTCGATGCTGCGGCCGCACTGCACGCGGGTCGATGTGTGGCGCACGACTTATCATCATCCACTGGCGGACGGAGCGGCGGGGGTGGTTGAGTGGTTCAAGGGTAGCGGGTTGATTCCGTTCCTGAGCCCGTTGACCGAGGATGAGCGGGCGCAGTATCTGCAGCAGTATCTGGCGGAAATTGCAAAGGCTTATCCAGCATTGGCTGACGGCTCGGTGCTGTTACCGTTTCCACGCTTGTTTATTGTTGCGACTCGCTGA
- a CDS encoding DUF6124 family protein, with amino-acid sequence MFKVTPNPPETDPVSPYESLDSKKLHEAAERALDHYLIPPKTTSPPYQTSSMFQVNPSTDTESLLVNASESLGSASVMLGDFAALLDGSQRKTLLGIAQVVMLGELAVNQVLDNVVPVG; translated from the coding sequence GTGTTCAAAGTAACGCCAAATCCGCCGGAAACCGATCCGGTCTCTCCGTACGAATCCCTCGATTCAAAAAAACTCCACGAAGCCGCCGAACGCGCCCTCGACCACTACCTCATTCCACCGAAAACCACTTCACCGCCGTACCAGACCAGCAGCATGTTTCAGGTCAACCCGAGCACCGACACCGAGTCGCTATTGGTCAATGCCAGCGAATCCCTCGGCTCGGCCAGCGTCATGCTCGGCGACTTCGCCGCCTTGCTCGACGGCAGCCAGCGCAAAACCCTGCTCGGCATCGCCCAGGTCGTCATGCTGGGCGAGCTGGCGGTGAATCAGGTGCTGGATAATGTGGTGCCGGTGGGTTAG
- a CDS encoding type II toxin-antitoxin system HicB family antitoxin: MLYPIAISIGDEEHAWGVEVPDLPGCFSAGEDLDDAVAMAREAIEGHFEILADDGAPIPPASKLSLHVVNPKYAGCAWAVVDIDVVKYLGKAQKLNITLPGHLLNRIDEYVLHHPEEKSRSGFLASAALKVLQQG; the protein is encoded by the coding sequence ATGCTTTACCCGATTGCGATTTCAATAGGCGACGAGGAACACGCCTGGGGAGTTGAGGTGCCGGACCTTCCCGGTTGTTTTTCTGCCGGCGAAGACCTTGATGACGCCGTCGCCATGGCGCGCGAGGCGATCGAAGGTCATTTCGAAATTCTGGCTGACGACGGTGCGCCGATTCCACCGGCCAGCAAATTGAGCCTGCATGTCGTCAATCCGAAGTACGCCGGATGTGCGTGGGCGGTAGTGGATATCGACGTGGTCAAATACCTGGGCAAAGCACAGAAGCTCAACATCACTCTGCCGGGGCACTTGCTCAATCGCATCGATGAGTACGTCTTGCATCATCCGGAGGAGAAGAGCCGCTCAGGGTTTCTGGCTTCGGCGGCGTTGAAGGTTTTGCAGCAAGGTTAA
- a CDS encoding type II toxin-antitoxin system HipA family toxin: MLERVEVYYDGWGERWLWGSLVSTTALTGRPLVVFEYSDEAKKKALELSSLRLPLAGGKLRRDFPSHQMGLPSPVYDALPDGWGMLLMDRLFKRRGLNAARIGPLERLAYVGDHAMGAMSFEPVAPELLVPPTHGPIELLAAEVREVLNGDGAELLQKLLLVGGSPQGARPKALVYRDPETGTFTTAPASGLEAWLVKFPGQGEHPEVCAVEMAYSECLRLCSIETPDSQHFRLPDGMAAFASQRFDRQDGLRIPMQSLAAFTGADFRSPGALDYVNFLRATHHCTNDVREKSLAFERAIFNVAFNNRDDHPKNFAYLMSSAGEWKLSPAFDVTFCEGPGGYHQMDVMGEALEIGRKEVLKLAQEAEVSRDKAEDLIDRICAVASRFSTIAAELLPNEITPETLQIIQRRIDINVALLR; the protein is encoded by the coding sequence ATGCTTGAAAGAGTTGAGGTTTATTACGACGGTTGGGGGGAGCGTTGGCTGTGGGGCTCGCTTGTTTCCACCACAGCCTTGACCGGGCGCCCGCTGGTAGTGTTTGAGTACAGCGATGAGGCAAAGAAAAAAGCCCTGGAACTGTCTTCCCTTCGCCTCCCGTTAGCGGGTGGGAAACTACGGCGAGATTTTCCATCACATCAAATGGGTCTGCCAAGCCCGGTCTATGACGCGTTGCCGGATGGTTGGGGCATGCTTCTGATGGATCGTTTGTTCAAACGTCGCGGCCTCAACGCCGCACGCATCGGCCCCTTGGAGCGTTTGGCCTATGTCGGTGATCATGCGATGGGAGCCATGTCGTTTGAGCCTGTCGCTCCTGAGCTACTGGTTCCGCCTACCCACGGCCCGATTGAACTGCTGGCGGCGGAAGTTCGCGAAGTGCTCAACGGTGACGGTGCAGAGTTGCTGCAGAAATTATTGTTGGTGGGTGGCTCGCCGCAAGGTGCCAGACCCAAGGCTTTGGTATATCGCGATCCCGAAACCGGGACGTTTACCACGGCGCCTGCTTCTGGACTCGAAGCCTGGCTAGTGAAATTCCCCGGACAGGGCGAGCATCCCGAAGTCTGCGCAGTCGAAATGGCCTACTCAGAATGTCTGCGTTTGTGCAGCATTGAGACGCCTGATAGCCAACACTTCCGCCTGCCTGACGGGATGGCCGCTTTCGCCAGCCAACGCTTCGATCGACAAGACGGACTGCGCATCCCCATGCAGAGTTTGGCAGCCTTCACGGGCGCCGACTTTCGATCCCCAGGCGCATTGGATTACGTGAACTTTCTCCGCGCTACCCATCACTGCACTAATGACGTCCGCGAGAAATCGCTGGCCTTCGAACGTGCGATTTTCAACGTCGCGTTCAACAACCGGGATGATCATCCGAAGAATTTTGCCTATCTCATGTCGTCTGCCGGCGAGTGGAAGTTGTCGCCTGCCTTCGACGTGACCTTCTGCGAAGGGCCCGGCGGTTATCATCAAATGGATGTTATGGGTGAAGCTTTGGAAATCGGCCGTAAAGAGGTGCTGAAGCTTGCGCAGGAAGCGGAAGTCTCGAGAGATAAAGCGGAGGACCTGATTGATCGAATTTGCGCTGTTGCCAGTCGGTTTTCGACGATTGCTGCCGAGCTGCTGCCGAACGAGATAACCCCAGAGACTTTGCAAATCATCCAGAGAAGGATCGATATCAACGTCGCCCTCCTTCGTTGA
- a CDS encoding helix-turn-helix domain-containing protein, whose protein sequence is MLDLDLSTAAEIVKRICGRLRTERLALEMTQADVAARAGIGVNTVSNLESGRNVGFENLVRVAMVLGRGKEFEVLFQPKLETLEDILRYENSAKRQRIKRKPDNA, encoded by the coding sequence ATGCTCGACCTTGATCTCAGTACAGCCGCCGAAATCGTCAAACGCATCTGCGGTCGGCTTCGTACAGAACGGCTCGCTCTGGAAATGACCCAGGCTGATGTGGCCGCACGCGCCGGTATCGGAGTAAACACCGTATCGAATCTGGAGTCTGGACGTAACGTCGGGTTCGAAAACCTGGTGCGCGTTGCGATGGTGCTTGGCCGAGGAAAAGAATTCGAAGTCCTTTTCCAGCCGAAGCTCGAAACCCTGGAAGATATCCTGCGTTACGAAAACAGCGCCAAGCGTCAGCGCATCAAAAGGAAACCTGACAATGCTTGA
- a CDS encoding alpha/beta fold hydrolase — MRPEIAVLDIQGQYRVYTEFYRADAAEKTIILVNGSMATTASFAQTVKNLHPQFNVVCYDQPYAGRSKAHNRHEKHLTKEVEGQILLELIDHFAAEHVLSFSWGGAATLVALAQQPRRIEKAVISSFSPVINAHMLDYLERGVDYLGSRDGDRVGHLVNNTIGKHLPSLFKRFNYRHVSSLAEHEYGQMHFHINDVLHSDRQCYLNAAKKINVPVLFLNGEWDEYTAAEDARLFGNHVAHSSFTTLQATGHFLDMEHKAACRDSQNALLGFLKPAPQASRTRYSFVQDQHALAI, encoded by the coding sequence GAGGCCAGAAATCGCTGTGCTGGATATACAGGGTCAGTATCGGGTTTACACGGAGTTCTATCGCGCAGACGCCGCAGAAAAGACCATCATTCTGGTCAACGGCTCGATGGCCACGACTGCGTCGTTTGCACAGACCGTGAAAAACCTGCACCCGCAATTCAACGTGGTCTGCTACGACCAGCCCTACGCGGGCCGGTCAAAAGCCCACAACCGGCATGAGAAACATCTGACAAAGGAAGTTGAAGGGCAGATTCTGCTGGAGCTGATCGACCACTTTGCTGCCGAGCACGTGCTGTCGTTCTCATGGGGCGGTGCGGCAACACTGGTCGCCCTCGCCCAGCAGCCCCGGCGTATCGAAAAAGCCGTGATCAGCTCGTTTTCACCGGTGATCAATGCGCACATGCTCGATTACCTCGAGCGCGGCGTCGATTACCTCGGCAGCCGCGACGGCGACCGGGTCGGTCATCTGGTCAACAACACCATCGGCAAACACCTGCCGTCGCTGTTCAAACGTTTCAACTATCGCCACGTCAGCAGCCTCGCCGAGCATGAATACGGGCAGATGCACTTTCACATCAACGACGTGCTGCACAGCGACCGACAGTGCTATCTGAACGCGGCGAAAAAGATCAACGTGCCGGTGCTGTTTCTCAACGGCGAATGGGACGAATACACTGCCGCCGAGGACGCGCGCCTGTTCGGCAATCACGTCGCGCACAGCAGCTTCACCACATTGCAAGCCACCGGGCACTTTCTCGACATGGAACACAAGGCCGCCTGCCGCGACAGCCAGAACGCCCTGCTGGGCTTCCTGAAACCTGCGCCGCAAGCCAGCCGAACGCGCTACTCGTTTGTGCAGGATCAACATGCACTGGCCATTTGA